The following are encoded in a window of Roseimaritima ulvae genomic DNA:
- a CDS encoding ribonuclease H1 domain-containing protein translates to MAKKKPKFYVVWQGRTPGVYTSWDACQRQISGYSDAKYKSFPSRAAAETAFGQDANQHWGQGGTSRKKSPTPVRDRDELAGLGVDMTAWCVDAACKGNPGELEYQGVELSSGINLFHQGPYPEGTVNIGEFLAIVHALALLEHGNLPDTPIYSDSRIGISWTKQGKCKTKLPQTTNNQRLFRLIARAEKWLAEHNWKNPILKWETKHWGEIPADFGRK, encoded by the coding sequence ATGGCCAAGAAGAAGCCCAAGTTTTACGTCGTCTGGCAGGGCCGGACGCCCGGCGTGTACACCAGCTGGGACGCCTGCCAGCGGCAAATCAGCGGATACTCCGACGCCAAATACAAATCCTTCCCTTCCCGGGCCGCTGCCGAAACCGCGTTTGGGCAAGACGCCAACCAGCACTGGGGCCAAGGCGGCACCAGCCGCAAGAAGTCGCCCACGCCGGTGCGGGACCGCGACGAACTGGCCGGCCTGGGCGTCGACATGACGGCCTGGTGTGTCGATGCCGCCTGCAAGGGCAACCCCGGCGAACTGGAATACCAAGGCGTCGAATTATCCTCGGGCATCAACCTGTTCCACCAGGGCCCCTACCCCGAGGGCACGGTCAACATCGGTGAATTCCTGGCGATCGTGCACGCTCTGGCCCTGCTCGAGCACGGCAACCTGCCCGACACGCCGATCTATTCCGACTCGCGGATCGGCATCAGCTGGACCAAACAGGGCAAGTGCAAAACCAAATTGCCGCAAACGACCAACAACCAGCGGCTGTTCCGGTTAATCGCCCGCGCCGAAAAATGGTTGGCCGAACACAATTGGAAAAACCCGATTCTCAAATGGGAAACCAAACACTGGGGCGAAATCCCCGCCGACTTCGGCCGCAAATAG